Proteins from one Bos indicus x Bos taurus breed Angus x Brahman F1 hybrid chromosome 19, Bos_hybrid_MaternalHap_v2.0, whole genome shotgun sequence genomic window:
- the UBALD2 gene encoding UBA-like domain-containing protein 2 isoform X1, with product MSVNMDELRHQVMINQFVLAAGCAADQAKQLLQAAHWQFETALSTFFQETNIPNGHHHHQMQMCTPSNTPATPPNFPDALAMFSKLRASEGLQSSNSPMTAVACSPPANFSPFWASSPPSHQAAWIPPSSPTAHSFHHLHHPQPTWPPGAQQASTQQKAMAAMDGQR from the exons ATGTCGGTGAACATGGATGAGCTGCGGCACCAGGTCATGATCAACCAGTTCGTGCTGGCCGCGGGCTGCGCGGCCGACCAGGCGAAGCAGCTGCTGCAGGCGGCCCACTGGCAGTTTGAG ACCGCCCTGAGCACGTTTTTCCAAGAAACCAACATTCCCAAcggtcaccaccaccaccagatg CAGATGTGTACCCCCAGCAACACACCTGCCACACCGCCCAACTTCCCTGACGCGCTGGCCATGTTCTCAAAGCTTCGCGCCTCCGAGGGCCTGCAGAGCAGCAACAGCCCCATGACCGCCGTGGCCTGCTCACCCCCTGCAAACTTCAGCCCCTTCTGGGCCTCGTCCCCGCCCAGCCACCAGGCCGCCTGGATCCCGCCCTCCTCCCCCACGGCCCACAgcttccaccacctccaccacccacAGCCCACGTGGCCCCCCGGAGCACAGCAGGCGAGCACGCAGCAGAAAGCCATGGCGGCGATGGACGGCCagagatga
- the UBALD2 gene encoding UBA-like domain-containing protein 2 isoform X2 — MSVNMDELRHQVMINQFVLAAGCAADQAKQLLQAAHWQFETALSTFFQETNIPNGHHHHQMMCTPSNTPATPPNFPDALAMFSKLRASEGLQSSNSPMTAVACSPPANFSPFWASSPPSHQAAWIPPSSPTAHSFHHLHHPQPTWPPGAQQASTQQKAMAAMDGQR, encoded by the exons ATGTCGGTGAACATGGATGAGCTGCGGCACCAGGTCATGATCAACCAGTTCGTGCTGGCCGCGGGCTGCGCGGCCGACCAGGCGAAGCAGCTGCTGCAGGCGGCCCACTGGCAGTTTGAG ACCGCCCTGAGCACGTTTTTCCAAGAAACCAACATTCCCAAcggtcaccaccaccaccagatg ATGTGTACCCCCAGCAACACACCTGCCACACCGCCCAACTTCCCTGACGCGCTGGCCATGTTCTCAAAGCTTCGCGCCTCCGAGGGCCTGCAGAGCAGCAACAGCCCCATGACCGCCGTGGCCTGCTCACCCCCTGCAAACTTCAGCCCCTTCTGGGCCTCGTCCCCGCCCAGCCACCAGGCCGCCTGGATCCCGCCCTCCTCCCCCACGGCCCACAgcttccaccacctccaccacccacAGCCCACGTGGCCCCCCGGAGCACAGCAGGCGAGCACGCAGCAGAAAGCCATGGCGGCGATGGACGGCCagagatga
- the QRICH2 gene encoding glutamine-rich protein 2, which produces MPPATAAPSVSLRELADLAIGTPEVGAVNFTALHTLLVAMLKSLNLQDTRIDFQSPMLDQSRSIESPRVSTSTPQLPAPKERRRSSVARAQTLETQVKDLGGQVQDLGRQLKTMGSQVQAIVAHVQHFPTQTGGLDDRDWLETKDLALLTQEKGQTGPTKGKRDSKPVFQGPELLQDLMEDMKILKEAHRKKEQPELQPEHLLQRIEELERIIREKDEVLELLNRKLSVMPSSEEATMVTWEELEQAITDGWKGSQTISESTTGLQRRKRQSSITSSDLIASGVSTKYPSVDQAIDSAGFITDKTFSGTSGIGYPFDGPPGRERSRVSSATGFPAREQHLRARDEAGLARPHPPSMSQLRAEPDRHRSREQHSSGHLRRDERDTHLGPVYQDVSLPRDRHTQVSPDQHRGVFTSQGHLYARPDQYGFGSFDSDQLDLLYPSAYVPGMVPISVDQVGVMLPGMDEQELVLAGMAQSDAVPPVVPGRDQPGSEQPSTDQPGTVPLSTYQLPGMDESGVGPLGTYQSGVEPLGVDQHGFVIYPMDQQVFVQPSLGTSGFIQPGTEQHEMIQPGAGQAGVVQPGVSQPGVVQPGAGQAGVVQPGVSQPGVVQPRAGQAGVVQPGAGQAGVVQPGAGQAGVVQPGAGQAGIMQPRMYPRGLVQPEMYPRGLVQPGIGHPGFMQPRMYPRGLVPPRMYHRGLVQPGAGQPGMVQPDIGHPGLVQSGAAQAGAVQPGAAQAGAVQPGAGQAGAVQPGAGQAGAVQPGAGQAGAVQPGAGQAGAVQPGVGQPGAVQPGLGQAGAVQPGAGQPGAVQPGAAQAGAVQPGAVQAGAVQPGAGQPGAVQPGAAQAGVVQPGVGQPGAVQPGAAQAGAVQPGAAQAGVVQPGVGQAGMVQPGAGQPGLVQPQVDQYGLVQPDRGQHGFFQPNISMPGLVPPGAYPPGLVQTGAYPGGLIQPGAYPHGFMQPGADQQGLVQPVIDPRWGRQSGTGRSIIPPGTELLGLPTYRANSQSFTSPRPYQQGVATPGRDQYGRVSSLLASQGLTPSGTDREGLVLREMYRQGLLQRGPTPLSTAVGSAPQDQQHLETSEPEQHDQAVPDSIPDSQGLMYGGPGYQGVDRQVQVGVGPKELYVLRQPGVSVQTSPSQEAPFPRSTHSLDSLNRGSSERSDTQSERRESLDKLAPSFPIAVETFRMMGEIIALYMELKENIKDLDEEQAGQTDLEKIQYLLALMVKKSIPPDLQEQLKTLKALAKEIRQQQAKMEKMSKILEDHGEKEIGKEEKGGPMNLQLGILRVTMADIEKELGELRESQEKGKVSMEHSVSEASIYLQDQLDKLRTIIENMLASSSTLLSMSLNMAPHKTLTTLAPSQIDPAATCPACSLDLSHQVSMLVQRYEQLQNMVSNLAASRPSKKAKLQSQDEELLGHVQSAILQVQGDCEKLNITTSNLIEDHRQKQKDIDVLYQGLEKLEKEKADREHLEMEIDVKADKSALAAKVSRVQFDATTEQLNHMMQELVAKMTGQEQDWQKMLDKLLVEMDNKLDRLELDPVKQSLEDRWKSLRQQLKERSPLYQADEAAAMRRQLLAHFHCLSCDRPLETPVTGQVIPMTPVGPCLPGHRSVRPYTVFELEQVRQQSRNLKLGSSGFPRGDLGQVERSVGRLRTMHSKMLLDIEKVQIHFGGSIKASSQMIRELLQAQCLSSPCYKRLPDMADYSYSSAPRPCGGSHTLTYPYRRIRLQHLSQGLYPTEEIQIAMKHDEVDILGLDGHIYKGRMETRLPDLLNKDNAGMKHKNKQSRPHGHRQQSLSNSGQLPLRPQSAQTLAASDSAPSRHQKDRPVSTEGRLSQPNPAHLPGEEANLPAGLDVHRAAPGEGLEEPTRGPRATSAH; this is translated from the exons ATGCCGCCCGCGACGGCGGCCCCCTCGGTCTCCCTCCGGGAGCTGGCCGACCTCGCCATCGGCACCCCGGAGGTGGGCGCCGTCAACTTCACGGCCCTGCACACGCTCCTCGTGGCCATGCTCAAGAGCCTTAACCTGCAGGATACGCGGATCGACTTCCAGTCTCCGATGCTCGACCAGAGTCGCTCCATTGAGTCCCCGCGGGTATCGACCAGCACCCCGCAGCTGCCGGCGCCCAAAGAGAGGCGAAGGAGCAGCGTGGCCAGGGCGCAGACGCTGGAGACCCAGGTGAAGGACCTGGGCGGCCAGGTCCAGGACCTCGGCCGGCAGCTCAAGACCATGGGGAGCCAGGTGCAGGCCATCGTGGCGCACGTGCAGCACTTCCCCACCCAGACTGGCGGGCTGGACGACCGCGACTGGCTGGAAACGAAGGATTTGGCCCTGCTCACGCAGGAGAAGGGGCAGACAGGGCCGACGAAAGGCAAGAGGGACAGCAAGCCGGTCTTCCAG GGCCCCGAGCTGCTCCAGGACCTCATGGAAGACATGAAAATTTTGAAGGAAGCCCATCGAAAGAAGGAGCAGCCTGAGTTGCAGCCCGAG CACCTCCTTCAACGGATTGAAGAACTGGAGAGGATAATTAGAGAAAAGGACGAAGTCCTG GAATTATTAAACCGGAAGCTGAGTGTGATGCCGTCTTCAGAAGAGGCCACCATGGTCACCTGGGAAGAGCTGGAGCAGGCGATTACTGATGGCTGGAAGGGCTCACAAACA ATCTCAGAGTCAACAACAGGACTTCAGCGGCGCAAAAGACAGAGTTCCATAACATCAAGTGACCTAATTGCAAGTGGAGTCTCCACAAAGTACCCAAGTGTTGACCAGGCTATAGACTCTGCTGGTTTCATCACAGACAAGACCTTTTCAGGAACTAGCGGCATAGGATACCCCTTCGATGGGCCTCCTGGCAGGGAACGAAGCAGAGTTTCCTCTGCCACTGGGTTTCCGGCTAGAGAACAGCACTTAAGGGCCCGTGATGAAGCTGGCCTGGCCAGACCCCATCCGCCATCTATGTCCCAGTTGAGGGCAGAGCCAGATCGCCACCGGTCTAGAGAGCAGCACAGCTCAGGGCATCTACGAAGAGATGAACGGGATACCCACCTTGGCCCAGTGTATCAGGATGTGTCCTTGCCCAGAGATCGACACACTCAGGTGTCCCCAGATCAGCACAGGGGAGTGTTCACAAGCCAAGGCCACCTCTATGCAAGGCCAGATCAATATGGATTCGGATCGTTTGACTCGGATCAGCTTGATTTGCTGTATCCCAGCGCTTATGTGCCTGGCATGGTTCCCATCAGTGTGGATCAGGTTGGAGTGATGCTGCCTGGAATGGATGAGCAGGAATTGGTACTAGCTGGCATGGCTCAGAGTGATGCGGTGCCACCAGTGGTACCTGGTAGAGATCAGCCAGGATCAGAACAGCCTAGTACCGATCAGCCTGGTACAGTTCCGCTTAGCACATATCAGCTTCCTGGAATGGACGAGAGTGGTGTGGGACCACTTGGCACGTATCAGTCTGGAGTGGAACCTCTTGGTGTAGATCAGCATGGATTTGTAATATATCCCATGGATCAGCAAGTTTTTGTACAGCCCAGTTTGGGAACATCTGGCTTCATACAACCTGGCACAGAGCAGCATGAGATGATCCAGCCTGGTGCAGGCCAGGCTGGTGTGGTGCAGCCCGGTGTAAGccagcctggtgtggtgcagccCGGTGCAGGCCAGGCTGGTGTGGTGCAGCCTGGTGTAAGccagcctggtgtggtgcagccCCGTGCAGGCCAGGCTGGTGTGGTGCAGCCCGGTGCAGGCCAGGCTGGTGTGGTGCAGCCCGGTGCAGGCCAGGCTGGTGTGGTGCAGCCTGGTGCAGGCCAGGCTGGTATAATGCAGCCTAGAATGTATCCACGAGGTTTGGTGCAACCTGAAATGTATCCGCGAGGTTTGGTGCAACCTGGTATAGGTCACCCTGGTTTCATGCAGCCTAGAATGTATCCACGAGGTTTGGTGCCACCTAGAATGTATCATCGAGGTTTGGTGCAGCCTGGTGCAGGTCAACCTGGTATGGTGCAACCTGATATAGGTCACCCTGGTTTGGTGCAATCTGGTGCAGCCCAGGCTGGTGCGGTCCAGCCCGGTGCAGCCCAGGCTGGTGCGGTGCAGCCCGGTGCAGGCCAGGCTGGTGCGGTGCAGCCCGGTGCAGGCCAGGCTGGTGCGGTGCAGCCCGGTGCAGGCCAGGCTGGTGCGGTCCAGCCCGGTGCAGGCCAGGCTGGTGCGGTGCAGCCCGGTGTAGGCCAGCCTGGTGCGGTGCAGCCCGGTTTAGGCCAGGCTGGTGCGGTGCAGCCTGGTGCAGGCCAGCCTGGTGCGGTCCAGCCCGGTGCAGCCCAGGCTGGTGCGGTCCAGCCCGGTGCAGTTCAGGCTGGTGCGGTGCAGCCCGGTGCAGGCCAGCCTGGTGCGGTGCAGCCCGGTGCAGCCCAGGCTGGTGTGGTGCAGCCCGGTGTAGGCCAGCCTGGTGCGGTCCAGCCTGGTGCAGCCCAGGCTGGTGCGGTGCAGCCCGGTGCAGCCCAGGCTGGTGTGGTGCAGCCTGGTGTAGGCCAGGCTGGTATGGTGCAGCCCGGTGCAGGTCAGCCTGGGTTGGTACAACCTCAAGTGGATCAGTATGGTTTAGTACAGCCTGATAGAGGTCAACATGGCTTTTTTCAACCTAATATATCTATGCCTGGCTTGGTCCCACCTGGGGCATATCCTCCTGGTCTAGTCCAGACTGGTGCCTATCCAGGTGGTTTGATCCAACCTGGTGCCTACCCACATGGCTTCATGCAGCCTGGTGCCGATCAGCAGGGTTTGGTTCAGCCTGTGATAGATCCGCGTTGGGGGAGGCAGTCTGGCACAGGTCGAAGCATAATACCACCAGGCACAGAGCTTCTCGGGCTTCCAACATACCGTGCCAATTCTCAAAGTTTTACATCACCACGCCCATACCAGCAAGGTGTGGCAACTCCTGGCAGGGATCAGTATGGTCGGGTGTCATCACTCCTAGCCAGTCAAGGTCTGACACCATCAGGTACAGACCGAGAAGGTTTGGTACTACGAGAAATGTATCGACAAGGTTTGCTGCAGCGTGGCCCAACACCATTAAGCACAGCTGTAGGATCTGCACCCCAGGATCAACAGCATTTGGAAACATCTGAACCAGAGCAGCATGACCAGGCTGTTCCTGACTCTATCCCAGACTCCCAGGGCCTAATGTATGGTGGCCCAGGGTATCAAGGTGTAGATCGGCAAGTCCAGGTAGGTGTGGGTCCAAAAGAACTATATGTCTTACGTCAACCTGGAGTTTCTGTTCAGACTTCCCCAAGCCAAGAGGCCCCCTTTCCCAGGAGCACACACTCCCTTGACTCTCTGAACCGAGGCTCATCCGAAAGGAGTGATACTCAGAGTGAGAGACGTGAATCACTGGATAAATTGGCTCCTAGCTTCCCCATAGCAGTGGAAACATTTCGTATGATGGGAGAGATTATCGCCCTCTACATGGAGCTTAAGGAGAACATAAAGGACCTGGATGAGGAACAGGCTGGCCAAACAGACTTGGAGAAGATCCAGTACCTGCTGGCACTGATGG tcaAGAAGTCCATACCCCCTGACCTGCAGGAACAGCTGAAGACCTTAAAGGCCTTGGCCAAAGAAATTCGACAACAGCAAGCAAAA ATGGAAAAGATGAGCAAGATCCTGGAGGATCATGGggagaaagaaataggaaaggaggagaaaggtgGCCCGATGAACCTGCAGCTGGGTATCCTCAG AGTCACCATGGCCGACATCGAGAAGGAGCTGGGCGAGCTGAGGGAGAGCCAAGAGAAGGGCAAGGTCAGCATGGAACATTCGGTCTCCGAAGCCTCCATTTACCTGCAGGATCAG TTAGACAAGCTCAGGACGATCATTGAGAACATGCTGGCCTCGTCCTCCACGCTGCTGTCCATGAGCTTGAACATGGCCCCGCACAAGACCCTGACTACCCTGGCCCCCAGCCAGATCGACCCTGCGGCCACGTGCCCGGCCTGCAGCCTGGACCTGAGCCACCAGGTCAGCATGCTGGTGCAGCGCTACGAGCAGCTCCAGAACATGGTCAGCAACCTGGCTGCCTCCCGGCCCTCCAAGAAGGCCAAGCTGCAGAGTCAG GATGAAGAGCTGCTGGGCCACGTCCAGAGTGCCATCCTGCAGGTGCAGGGCGACTGCGAGAAACTCAACATCACCACCAGCAACCTCATCGAAGACCATCGGCAGAAGCAGAAGGACATTGAC GTGCTGTACCAGGGTCTGgagaagctggagaaggagaaggccgACAGGGAACACCTGGAGATGGAAATCGATGTG AAAGCTGACAAGAGTGCCCTGGCGGCCAAAGTGAGCCGCGTCCAGTTCGACGCCACCACGGAGCAGCTGAACCACATGATGCAGGAGCTGGTGGCCAAGATGACGGGGCAGGAGCAGGACTGGCAGAAGATGCTGGACAAGCTCCTGGTGGAGATGGACAACAAG CTGGACCGCCTGGAGTTGGACCCGGTGAAGCAGTCACTGGAGGATCGGTGGAAATCCTTGCGACAGCAGCTCAAAGAGCGCTCTCCACTCTACCAGGCGGACGAGGCAGCCGCCATGCGGAG GCAGCTCTTGGCACACTTCCACTGCCTCTCATGTGACCGTCCCCTGGAGACACCTGTGACTGGACA agTCATCCCCATGACTCCCGTGGGCCCCTGCCTGCCCGGGCACCGCTCCGTCCGCCCCTACACGGTCTTTGAACTGGAGCAGGTTCGGCAGCAGAGCCGCAA CCTGAAGCTGGGCAGCAGTGGCTTCCCGCGGGGGGACCTGGGGCAGGTGGAGCGGAGCGTGGGGCGCCTGCGCACCATGCACTCCAAGATGCTCCTGGACATCGAGAAGGTGCAGATCCACTTTGGGGGCTCCATCAAGGCCAGCAGCCAGATGATCCGCGAGCTGCTGCAGGCCCAGTGCCTCAGCTCCCCCTGCTACAAACG GCTGCCAGACATGGCTGATTACAGCTACTCCTCCGCGCCCCGGCCCTGCGGGGGCAGCCACACCCTCACCTACCCCTACCGGCGCATCCGCCTGCAGCACCTTTCGCAGGGACTGTACCCCACCGAGGAGATCCAGATCGCCATGAAG CACGACGAGGTGGACATCTTGGGCCTGGATGGACATATTTACAAGGGACGGATGGAAACAAGGCTGCCGGACCTCCTAAACAAAGACA ACGCGGGGATGAAGCACAAGAACAAGCAGTCCCGGCCACACGGGCATCGGCAGCAGTCCCTCAGCAACAGCGGCCAGCTGCCCTTGCGGCCTCAGAGCGCCCAGACGCTGGCTGCCAGCGACTCAG CTCCTTCCCGTCATCAGAAAGACAGACCTGTTTCCACCGAGGGCCGTCTCTCCCAGCCGAACCCAGCCCACCTGCCCGGCGAGGAGGCAAACCTGCCAGCGGGGCTGGATGTGCACAGGGCCGCTCCTGGGGAGGGGCTCGAGGAGCCCACCCGGGGGCCGCGGGCCACCTCTGCTCACTGA